A stretch of Buteo buteo chromosome 9, bButBut1.hap1.1, whole genome shotgun sequence DNA encodes these proteins:
- the TMEM101 gene encoding transmembrane protein 101 has protein sequence MAAGRGWRRRALRLLTAGGGVLLTRFPFWHCFSGLLLCAERADGRRKPDIPVPYLYVDMGVAVLCASFMSFGVKRRWFALGAALQLAVATYAAHVGGHVHYGDWLKVRMYSRTIAIIGGFLILASGAGELYRQKPRSRSLQSTGQVFLGIYLICQAYSLQHSKEDRLAYLNHLLGGELALQLLFILYGLLALAFLSGYYVRAAAQVLAVLLPLAILLIDGNIGYWHDSRRVEFWNQMKLIGQNVGIFGAVVILATDG, from the exons ATGGCGGCGGGCCgcggctggcggcggcgggcgtTGCGGCTGCTGACGGCGGGCGGCGGCGTTCTGCTGACCCGCTTCCCCTTCTGGCACTGCTTCAGCGGGCTGCTGCTCTGCGCCGAGCGCGCCGACGGGCGGCG GAAGCCAGACATCCCCGTCCCCTACCTGTACGTGGACATGGGGGTGGCCGTGCTCTGCGCCAGCTTCATGTCCTTTGGGGTGAAGCGCCGCTGGTTCGCCCTGGGGGCCGCCCTGCAGCTCGCCGTGGCCACCTACGCCGCCCACGTTGGTGGCCACGTCCACTACGGCGACTGGCTGAAG GTGCGGATGTACTCCCGGACCATCGCCATCATCGGCGGCTTCCTCATCCTGGCCAGCGGTGCCGGCGAGCTCTACCGCCAGAAGCCACGCAGCCGCTCCCTGCAGTCCACGGGGCAGGTCTTCCTCGGCATCTACCTCATCTGCCAG gcctactccctgcagcacagcaaggaGGACCGCCTGGCTTACCTGAACCACCTCCTGGGGGGTGAGCTCGccctccagctcctcttcaTCCTCTATGGCCTCCTGGCCCTCGCCTTCCTCTCCGGTTACTACGTGCGGGCGGCGGCGCAGGTGCTGGCGGTGCTCCTGCCCCTCGCCATCCTCCTCATCGACGGCAACATCGGCTACTGGCACGACTCGCGCCGGGTCGAGTTCTGGAATCAAATGAAACTCATCGGGCAAAACGTCGGTATTTTTGGAGCTGTCGTCATCCTGGCTACCGACGGCTGA